One Clostridium sp. CM027 genomic window carries:
- a CDS encoding ABC transporter ATP-binding protein, whose product MNAINISNLKKSYDGKTNAINNISLRIPKGEIFGFLGPNGSGKTTTVRILNGILSSTSGHAEILGKPVNEHNLELHRLCGVMTESSSCYENLTAEENLKFFGRMHGMEEKLLRQRIDFILKRLELLDIRNKKVKALSTGMRKRVSLAIAIIHNPQILFLDEPTSGLDPENALNVSKLIKELAEENEVTIFLCTHQLKYAENICTLYGFINDGNILGFGTFDELASKKNASLQLKIRGKNISEKFGLIHEDHNLYSKSISGDAEVNAIIHNIIANGGEIYEVLQQKWSLEQLYFMYIKGTADGVTL is encoded by the coding sequence ATGAATGCAATAAATATATCGAATCTTAAAAAATCTTATGATGGAAAGACTAATGCAATAAACAATATAAGTCTGCGCATACCCAAGGGTGAAATATTTGGATTTCTTGGTCCTAACGGCTCGGGAAAAACTACTACTGTTAGAATTCTCAATGGAATTCTTTCATCAACCTCAGGTCATGCTGAAATTTTAGGAAAGCCTGTGAATGAACATAATCTTGAACTCCATAGATTATGTGGAGTTATGACCGAAAGTTCTTCCTGCTATGAAAATCTTACGGCTGAGGAAAATCTAAAATTCTTTGGAAGAATGCATGGTATGGAAGAAAAGCTGCTGAGGCAGCGCATAGATTTCATTTTAAAAAGGCTGGAATTACTAGATATAAGAAATAAGAAGGTTAAAGCTTTAAGTACAGGGATGAGGAAGAGAGTTTCTCTAGCTATAGCTATTATTCACAATCCTCAAATTTTATTTCTTGATGAGCCTACTTCTGGCTTGGACCCAGAAAATGCACTTAATGTCTCAAAACTTATAAAAGAACTTGCAGAAGAAAATGAAGTTACAATCTTTCTTTGCACTCATCAGTTAAAATACGCTGAAAATATTTGCACATTGTATGGCTTTATAAATGATGGTAATATTCTTGGATTCGGTACTTTTGATGAACTCGCGTCAAAGAAAAATGCAAGTCTTCAATTAAAAATCAGGGGAAAAAATATTTCAGAGAAATTTGGACTTATTCATGAAGATCATAATCTATATAGTAAATCTATTTCAGGGGACGCCGAAGTGAATGCTATTATACATAATATAATAGCAAACGGCGGAGAAATTTATGAGGTGCTGCAACAGAAATGGTCCCTGGAGCAGCTGTATTTTATGTATATAAAAGGCACAGCCGACGGTGTAACATTGTAA
- a CDS encoding VOC family protein → MKIEHVAIWTKDIEKLKKFYVDYFDGIAGDKYTNIKKHFESYFIKFESGARLEIMQMTTIPSNLNDAISQYIGLIHIAFSVGSVEKVNRLTDTLRKSGYMVVSEPHYTGDGYYESCILDHDGNRIEITE, encoded by the coding sequence ATGAAAATCGAACATGTAGCTATATGGACTAAAGATATTGAAAAATTAAAGAAATTTTATGTGGATTATTTTGATGGCATTGCTGGTGATAAATATACTAATATAAAAAAACATTTCGAATCATATTTTATTAAATTTGAATCAGGTGCTAGACTTGAAATTATGCAGATGACGACAATTCCTTCCAATTTAAATGATGCTATTAGTCAATATATTGGCTTAATTCATATTGCTTTTTCTGTAGGGAGTGTCGAAAAGGTTAATAGACTTACTGATACATTAAGAAAATCAGGTTACATGGTAGTAAGTGAGCCACATTATACTGGAGATGGTTACTATGAGAGTTGCATTTTAGACCATGATGGAAATCGAATAGAGATAACAGAATAA
- a CDS encoding DUF3189 family protein, translating into MIYIYNCYGGTHSSILAIAYHLKMLDETREPTKDEILELPNFNKLVYGNRGELFYYGSDEDGNKVYVVGRGRSKVLIPGLYNLASMLHKQNLLNEKIIFSNTSPTVPLPMTFGGLFSRWLKIDFIGVPLLVKGAKQSYQDVIKLVNHTKKAAKEDKSGVIILDNKEFKKK; encoded by the coding sequence ATGATATACATATATAATTGTTATGGAGGAACCCACTCATCTATTTTAGCAATCGCTTATCACTTAAAAATGCTGGATGAAACCCGAGAACCGACTAAGGATGAAATATTGGAATTACCTAACTTTAATAAGTTAGTATATGGAAATCGTGGAGAACTTTTTTATTATGGAAGTGATGAGGATGGTAACAAAGTCTATGTTGTAGGTAGGGGACGTTCAAAGGTTTTAATTCCTGGATTATATAATTTAGCATCTATGCTTCATAAACAAAATCTATTAAATGAAAAAATTATATTTTCCAATACGTCACCAACTGTTCCATTACCAATGACCTTTGGTGGATTATTTTCTAGATGGCTAAAAATTGATTTTATAGGAGTGCCCTTGCTTGTAAAAGGAGCAAAACAATCATACCAGGACGTTATAAAACTTGTAAATCACACAAAGAAGGCAGCAAAGGAAGATAAGTCAGGGGTTATTATTTTAGATAATAAGGAATTTAAGAAAAAATGA
- a CDS encoding PHP domain-containing protein translates to MSFKIIADYHTHTNIAKGHIPLFNIILGEHAKGSIESNVKAGIKRGLKEIAITDHGYKHITFGMKLNQYEKLRKSIDDINKSSLLKENDFKILLGVECNIVTKKGDIDIKDEVIDYLDIICVGYHPGAVQNPFLLRNYTEAAINAIKKYEIAILNHPLEHVNPDIIEIGKVAVERNTALEINRSHKNMDIETIKKLKNMGVKFSLGSDAHKSEDVGYFGKAYNIAVEAGLTDDDIVNADGSAHRSMKLLRY, encoded by the coding sequence ATGAGTTTTAAGATTATTGCAGACTATCATACTCATACTAATATTGCAAAGGGACATATTCCCTTATTTAATATTATTTTGGGAGAACATGCAAAAGGAAGTATTGAATCAAATGTTAAAGCTGGAATAAAAAGAGGATTAAAAGAAATTGCTATAACAGACCATGGTTATAAACATATTACCTTCGGGATGAAACTAAATCAATATGAAAAATTACGCAAATCAATTGATGATATTAATAAGAGTTCATTATTGAAGGAGAATGACTTTAAGATTCTTCTTGGCGTAGAATGTAATATTGTTACTAAAAAAGGTGATATAGATATTAAAGATGAAGTAATTGATTACCTGGATATAATTTGTGTGGGTTATCATCCTGGAGCAGTGCAAAATCCATTTTTATTGAGGAATTATACAGAAGCTGCGATTAATGCCATTAAAAAATATGAAATTGCAATATTAAATCATCCTTTAGAGCATGTTAATCCAGATATTATCGAAATTGGAAAGGTTGCTGTTGAAAGAAATACTGCTTTGGAAATTAACAGAAGTCATAAGAATATGGATATTGAAACAATAAAAAAGTTAAAGAATATGGGTGTTAAATTTTCATTGGGAAGTGATGCACACAAATCGGAGGATGTAGGGTATTTTGGTAAAGCTTATAATATTGCAGTTGAGGCAGGTCTTACAGATGATGATATTGTTAATGCTGATGGAAGTGCACATAGATCAATGAAATTATTAAGATATTAG
- a CDS encoding AAA family ATPase has protein sequence MKLVFLIGDTAVGKMTVGQELAKITDFRLFHNHILIEPVIETFGYFYGKAITRMRDVIFEEFANSDCYGLIFTYMWAFDQQSDWNYVEHVCDIFKKHSADIYYVELVAPQSIRLQRNATENRLKHKATKRDVEMSTQRLINDDNNYRCVSNDGEIPFENYIKIDNSTLPAEMVAKMIKERFDL, from the coding sequence TTGAAATTAGTATTTTTAATTGGAGATACTGCTGTCGGTAAAATGACAGTTGGACAGGAGCTGGCCAAAATTACGGATTTTCGGTTATTCCATAATCATATACTTATTGAACCTGTAATAGAGACATTTGGATATTTTTACGGAAAAGCAATAACACGAATGAGGGATGTTATTTTTGAGGAATTTGCGAATTCTGACTGTTACGGATTAATTTTCACATATATGTGGGCATTTGACCAGCAATCCGATTGGAATTATGTAGAACATGTCTGTGACATTTTTAAAAAACATAGTGCAGATATATATTATGTGGAACTTGTTGCACCTCAATCTATCAGACTACAAAGGAATGCTACTGAAAATCGTTTGAAGCACAAAGCAACAAAAAGAGATGTTGAAATGTCAACCCAAAGACTCATTAATGATGACAACAACTATCGTTGTGTCAGCAATGATGGCGAAATTCCATTTGAAAATTATATAAAAATCGATAATTCCACTCTTCCAGCAGAAATGGTTGCAAAGATGATAAAAGAACGATTTGACTTATAA
- a CDS encoding ABC transporter ATP-binding protein, with product MKRYFFKFKGLLSVNIFMIALTAVANVYLAFILKSIVDIGTKGTVSELKTALVFSLCYVVATFAIGYTRKFLEALYIKKTLVSLKNDVFSKILGQNLKSFNEENSAKYISLITNDINIVEQDYFINILQIIYNAISFGIATFAIIKMNVYITIGVFVVGAVTIIIPMAFGKKLGKSKNIYSDNLGIFTTKVKDMFSGFEVIKSFNIEDKIQDEYKISNYRVENSKYKYLLLSAFVDGLSEIGGFLMFFTAMGLGTYFVIKGELTVGAMIATVQLMNNIVGPLVAVSTRLNKVKAVKLIGEKLVKFVGENQNRDSGIDKLSFERGITFENVNFCYSEERKALDRVSLNIKKGSKYAIVGGSGSGKSTIIKLFLRYYENFEGAIKIDGVDNREIKVSDLYKLITVIHQNVFMFDNSIGENIALFKEYGEGDIKRAVKLSGLEELVGRLSGGLDSNVGENGCNLSGGEKQRVAIARALIKNTPILVLDEATSSLDNETAYNIEKSILGINELTCMVVTHKLVDEVLRMYDGIIVVNNGRIEEIGSFDELTQKKGYFFSLYNVTKEDDK from the coding sequence ATGAAGAGGTATTTTTTCAAATTTAAGGGTCTACTTTCTGTAAATATTTTTATGATTGCACTTACAGCAGTAGCAAATGTGTATCTTGCTTTTATATTAAAATCAATTGTTGATATAGGAACAAAGGGTACGGTGAGTGAATTAAAGACAGCTTTGGTATTTTCTCTATGTTATGTGGTAGCAACATTTGCTATAGGTTATACAAGAAAGTTTTTGGAAGCTTTGTATATTAAGAAAACGTTGGTATCATTAAAAAACGATGTATTTAGTAAAATACTTGGGCAAAATTTAAAAAGCTTTAATGAAGAAAATAGTGCGAAATATATTTCTTTGATTACAAATGATATTAATATTGTTGAGCAGGATTATTTTATAAACATTCTTCAGATTATTTATAACGCTATATCCTTTGGAATTGCTACTTTTGCTATAATAAAAATGAATGTTTATATTACAATTGGTGTTTTTGTTGTTGGGGCAGTTACTATTATAATTCCTATGGCGTTTGGAAAAAAATTAGGAAAAAGCAAAAATATATATTCTGATAACCTAGGTATATTTACAACAAAGGTTAAGGATATGTTTTCAGGATTTGAAGTGATAAAAAGTTTTAATATTGAGGACAAAATTCAAGATGAATATAAAATATCAAATTATAGGGTTGAAAATTCAAAATATAAGTATTTACTGCTTAGTGCTTTTGTTGATGGTTTATCTGAAATAGGTGGATTTTTAATGTTTTTTACAGCAATGGGACTGGGAACTTATTTTGTTATTAAGGGTGAGTTAACAGTGGGTGCAATGATTGCTACAGTTCAATTGATGAATAATATAGTTGGGCCGCTTGTTGCAGTGTCAACAAGATTAAACAAGGTTAAAGCAGTTAAATTAATCGGTGAGAAGCTAGTGAAATTTGTAGGTGAAAATCAAAATCGCGATAGTGGGATTGATAAGTTAAGTTTTGAAAGGGGAATAACCTTTGAAAATGTAAATTTCTGCTACAGTGAAGAACGGAAGGCGCTAGATCGTGTATCTTTGAATATTAAAAAAGGTAGTAAATATGCAATTGTTGGGGGAAGTGGAAGCGGTAAATCTACTATAATCAAATTGTTTTTAAGGTATTATGAGAATTTTGAGGGAGCTATAAAAATTGATGGAGTTGATAATAGAGAGATTAAAGTTAGTGATTTGTATAAGTTGATTACGGTAATACATCAAAATGTATTTATGTTTGATAATAGTATAGGAGAAAATATTGCGTTATTTAAGGAATATGGTGAGGGGGATATTAAAAGGGCGGTAAAGCTTTCAGGACTTGAAGAATTAGTAGGTAGACTTTCTGGTGGACTCGATAGTAATGTTGGTGAAAATGGTTGTAATCTATCAGGTGGAGAAAAGCAGAGGGTGGCTATTGCTAGGGCATTGATTAAAAACACTCCAATCCTTGTACTTGACGAAGCAACATCATCACTTGATAATGAGACAGCTTATAATATAGAAAAATCAATTTTAGGTATTAATGAATTGACGTGTATGGTAGTTACACACAAACTTGTTGATGAAGTACTCAGAATGTATGATGGGATAATAGTAGTCAACAATGGAAGGATAGAGGAGATAGGTAGTTTTGATGAATTAACACAGAAAAAAGGATACTTTTTTAGTCTTTATAATGTTACAAAGGAAGATGACAAGTGA
- a CDS encoding helix-turn-helix transcriptional regulator, whose product MKIIFDKRQGVLLDLFDSISWVLNDCHREMHSKFEAEVNKDVERAVKALSKIVNKNIELLEVYFKEGSPLNYPIGKNSDIWGCSDKEELINFIRKLNGQQIKYEAIKSMGEFKEDAASKEKINEILQSDIKILDLIESLKVDDNMKWKLLKLINNSDKWVREFMQFIEGYISQYEQTMEKYEKSIQVFNNYVEENINNDGIKFLEKILGNFKDVFLKFDDYEEIYVNTIFFNSISCAFHESDKKLYMFLGRDFEATTKRLIGENEFEKNINIFKNLCDKTRFNILNYLMDGEVYSQEIANKYGISMATVSYHMNYLASVKLVKSEKRAQKTYYVVNKDTLRESIEFLKKTFKL is encoded by the coding sequence ATGAAGATAATTTTTGATAAAAGGCAAGGTGTATTACTTGATTTGTTTGATAGTATATCCTGGGTATTGAATGATTGCCACAGGGAAATGCATTCAAAGTTTGAAGCAGAGGTCAACAAAGATGTAGAAAGAGCCGTAAAAGCACTATCTAAGATAGTTAATAAAAATATTGAGCTTTTAGAGGTATATTTTAAAGAAGGGTCACCATTAAATTATCCAATAGGTAAGAACTCAGATATATGGGGCTGCTCTGATAAGGAGGAACTTATAAATTTTATAAGAAAGTTGAATGGTCAGCAAATTAAATATGAAGCGATTAAATCTATGGGAGAATTTAAGGAGGATGCTGCTTCTAAGGAAAAGATTAATGAGATACTGCAAAGTGATATCAAAATATTAGACTTAATAGAATCTTTAAAAGTGGATGATAACATGAAGTGGAAGCTACTAAAACTTATTAATAATAGTGACAAATGGGTAAGAGAATTTATGCAGTTTATTGAGGGATATATCTCTCAATATGAACAGACCATGGAGAAATATGAAAAATCAATACAAGTATTTAATAATTATGTTGAAGAAAATATAAATAACGACGGAATTAAATTTTTAGAGAAAATACTTGGAAACTTCAAGGATGTATTTTTAAAATTTGATGATTATGAGGAAATATACGTTAATACTATTTTTTTTAATTCAATAAGTTGTGCTTTTCATGAATCAGATAAAAAATTATATATGTTCTTGGGGAGGGATTTTGAAGCAACAACAAAACGATTAATTGGAGAAAATGAATTTGAAAAAAATATCAACATATTCAAAAATTTGTGTGATAAAACAAGGTTTAATATACTAAATTATCTTATGGATGGAGAAGTCTATAGTCAGGAAATAGCTAATAAATATGGGATTTCCATGGCCACAGTGTCATATCATATGAATTATTTGGCAAGTGTAAAATTAGTTAAATCTGAAAAAAGAGCGCAAAAGACTTATTATGTTGTTAATAAGGATACTTTAAGAGAGTCTATTGAGTTTTTGAAGAAAACATTTAAATTATAA
- a CDS encoding PadR family transcriptional regulator, which produces MSSIERFSEPTLFILISLAESNKHGYAIMEDIEISYNIKIGPGTLYGAISRIEKLKFIESVPSKDRRKPYQITPEGREYLQGKLREMENVTNLGFKRLGMI; this is translated from the coding sequence ATGAGCTCAATTGAACGGTTTTCAGAACCTACATTATTTATTTTAATTAGTTTAGCAGAGAGTAACAAACATGGTTATGCGATCATGGAAGATATCGAAATTTCATACAATATTAAAATTGGACCAGGTACATTATATGGTGCTATTAGTCGTATTGAAAAACTAAAGTTCATTGAGAGTGTTCCCTCAAAAGATAGGAGAAAACCTTATCAAATTACTCCTGAAGGCAGAGAATATTTACAAGGAAAATTGAGAGAGATGGAGAATGTTACAAACTTAGGTTTTAAGAGGTTAGGTATGATATGA
- a CDS encoding recombinase family protein, translated as MEQHTDRQEIALCEFKINRYFIEKVSGKDAERAGYKKMMEYVRDGDTLYIESISRLERSTKDLLNIVEQLKIKGVELVSLKGNIDTKTIIHFLLLTYTLYCLNKINKSRKHYTKLIFMLGIIINYMTYKHSQYLGYDGYFLDILQGDLFIAYGLYFKFIYLPH; from the coding sequence ATTGAACAGCATACAGATAGACAAGAAATAGCACTGTGTGAATTTAAAATTAATAGATATTTTATTGAAAAAGTTAGTGGCAAAGATGCTGAAAGAGCAGGGTATAAAAAAATGATGGAGTACGTTAGGGATGGTGATACTCTTTATATAGAAAGTATAAGTAGACTCGAAAGAAGCACTAAGGATTTACTTAATATTGTTGAACAACTAAAAATTAAAGGTGTAGAACTTGTTAGTCTTAAAGGGAATATCGATACAAAAACAATCATTCATTTTTTACTTCTTACATATACATTATATTGTCTTAATAAAATTAATAAAAGTAGAAAACATTATACTAAATTAATCTTTATGTTGGGTATTATAATAAATTATATGACATATAAGCATTCTCAATATCTTGGATATGATGGTTATTTTTTAGATATACTTCAGGGGGATCTCTTTATAGCTTATGGCCTGTATTTTAAATTTATTTATCTACCGCACTAG
- a CDS encoding GNAT family N-acetyltransferase, producing MKTPTLETDRLILRPFCMEDAQEVFECWESDPEVAKYMFWTSHNDINKTVNWVKKELSKIDSDDWYRWAIYSKISGF from the coding sequence ATGAAAACACCCACATTAGAAACGGATAGATTAATATTACGGCCATTTTGTATGGAAGATGCACAGGAAGTATTTGAGTGTTGGGAAAGTGATCCTGAGGTAGCAAAATATATGTTTTGGACCAGTCATAATGATATAAACAAAACTGTTAACTGGGTGAAAAAAGAATTAAGCAAAATAGATTCTGATGATTGGTACAGATGGGCAATTTACTCAAAAATTTCGGGGTTTTAG
- a CDS encoding DUF3006 domain-containing protein: MKIIIDRFEGLYAVCEKEDRTMIDIKRITLPSQAKEGDVLIINNNTITIDINETEKRRKEIQKLTEDLWE, encoded by the coding sequence ATGAAAATAATTATTGATAGATTTGAGGGGCTTTATGCAGTATGTGAAAAAGAAGATAGAACTATGATAGATATTAAAAGGATTACATTACCTTCTCAAGCTAAAGAAGGCGATGTACTAATTATCAATAATAATACGATTACTATTGATATAAATGAAACTGAAAAAAGACGTAAAGAAATCCAAAAATTAACTGAAGATTTATGGGAATAA
- a CDS encoding ComEC/Rec2 family competence protein, whose translation MPFWRDRQKHPNTFKSFGSAVNNKGLKLTVPSVGSTFKIGDATVTILAPNGTGYEDPNDYSIVAKVTFGNTSFLLTGDAEAESESQMLSKGLDLSATVLKIGHHGSKSSTGQSFLDKVNPKYGVVSVGKGNSYGHPTQSTMNRLKAKNIPVYRTDEDGTVVATSNGTNVSFNV comes from the coding sequence ATACCTTTTTGGCGGGATAGGCAAAAACACCCTAATACTTTTAAAAGTTTTGGAAGTGCAGTCAATAATAAAGGACTGAAATTAACAGTTCCATCAGTAGGCAGTACATTTAAAATAGGTGATGCGACTGTTACTATATTAGCACCTAATGGAACAGGATATGAAGATCCAAATGATTACTCTATAGTTGCAAAAGTCACTTTCGGAAATACGTCCTTTTTATTAACCGGAGATGCAGAAGCTGAATCAGAAAGTCAAATGTTATCAAAAGGGTTAGATTTATCGGCAACAGTACTTAAAATAGGTCACCATGGAAGTAAATCTTCTACAGGACAAAGTTTTTTAGATAAGGTAAATCCTAAATATGGTGTTGTAAGTGTGGGCAAAGGAAATAGCTATGGACATCCTACACAATCAACTATGAACAGATTAAAAGCTAAAAATATACCAGTTTATAGAACTGATGAAGACGGCACGGTGGTTGCTACTTCTAACGGTACCAATGTAAGTTTTAATGTGTAA
- a CDS encoding class I SAM-dependent methyltransferase → MNIVYRQTELYKFLKHCQDISLEKTVLDCGAGGNCPPLGLFHEFGYETYGIELDDTQVQKSKEFELLHEMILNIAKGDMRHLPFEDNSISFVYSYNSIFHMKKQDIALAVNEIKRVLKPNGLCFINFLSLNNFGFEKGEKAGENEFLEDEDGEKVLHSYFDINEGDQYFSDMNILLKENRTLERIYEGKMITQGYIDYIVKK, encoded by the coding sequence ATGAACATTGTGTACAGACAAACTGAACTTTACAAATTCTTAAAACATTGCCAGGATATTTCCTTAGAAAAAACGGTGTTAGATTGTGGAGCAGGAGGAAACTGCCCACCCCTAGGACTTTTTCATGAATTTGGATATGAGACCTATGGAATAGAACTAGATGATACCCAAGTCCAAAAATCCAAAGAATTTGAACTACTTCACGAAATGATACTAAATATCGCCAAAGGTGATATGAGACACCTACCCTTCGAAGATAATTCAATTTCCTTTGTATATTCCTATAATTCAATCTTTCATATGAAAAAACAAGATATAGCCCTTGCAGTCAATGAAATTAAAAGAGTACTTAAACCTAATGGCTTATGCTTCATTAATTTTCTTTCACTGAATAACTTTGGATTTGAAAAGGGTGAAAAAGCTGGTGAAAATGAATTCCTTGAAGATGAAGATGGTGAAAAAGTCCTTCATTCATATTTTGATATAAATGAAGGTGACCAATATTTTAGTGATATGAATATACTATTGAAAGAGAATAGAACCTTGGAAAGAATATATGAAGGCAAAATGATAACTCAGGGATATATTGATTATATAGTAAAAAAATAA
- a CDS encoding CatB-related O-acetyltransferase — MWGSFRLTYTTNKVYPRSNDYQTIYLKNIITRDNIKVGDYTIYNDYYNDPRDFEKNNVLYQYPVNNDKLIIGKFCSIACKAKFLMTSGNHTMKSLSTYTFPIFYEEWGLDVGHITNAWDNKGDIVIGNDVWIGYDAIIMAGVKIGDGAIIGTRAVVTKDVPPYTIVGGVPSKVIKKRYDDDIISKLLKIKWWNWTYEKIQANIKYIQSGNIDKLK, encoded by the coding sequence TTGTGGGGTAGTTTTAGATTAACATATACAACAAATAAAGTATATCCAAGAAGTAACGATTACCAAACAATATATCTTAAAAATATAATTACAAGAGATAATATAAAAGTTGGAGATTATACAATATATAATGATTATTATAATGATCCAAGGGATTTTGAAAAAAATAATGTATTATATCAGTATCCTGTAAACAATGATAAATTAATAATTGGGAAATTTTGTTCAATTGCATGTAAAGCGAAGTTTCTCATGACAAGTGGAAATCACACAATGAAATCACTATCTACTTATACATTTCCAATATTTTATGAGGAATGGGGCTTAGACGTCGGCCATATAACAAATGCTTGGGATAATAAGGGGGATATTGTAATTGGAAATGATGTGTGGATAGGTTATGACGCTATAATTATGGCAGGTGTGAAAATTGGAGATGGTGCAATTATTGGAACTAGGGCAGTAGTTACCAAGGATGTTCCGCCATATACTATTGTTGGAGGAGTACCCTCTAAAGTTATAAAGAAAAGGTATGATGATGACATAATTTCTAAATTGCTTAAAATTAAGTGGTGGAATTGGACATATGAAAAAATCCAAGCAAATATTAAATATATTCAATCAGGAAACATTGATAAGTTAAAGTGA
- the istA gene encoding IS21 family transposase codes for MIKLSEKQHIIISAHLNGKSQRSIARETGIDRKTISKYVKEYEVARQEILNFNGGIDDIRELQDSIVEKPKYNCINRKKKKLTDEIINKIKGYIEENQQKRHAGRHKQQKKKIDIYEALKEDDYDISYPTVSNYINKLLENGAEAFIKSEYELGDICEFDWGEVKLTINAVDRTFQMAVFTSAKGNYRYAQLFAKQNSECFQEAHALFFEHIGQVYRTIVYDNMRVAVKKFVGPTEKEPTDALLKMSMYYGFDFRFCNTRAGNEKGHVERSVEVVRRKSFSKNDSFKSLEEANKYLMETCDKLNSQPHKIKNMKTAKEILNEERQHMGHYIAKLDTARIEEPRVDKYSTFSVNTCRYSVPDIYVGKRIFIKVYSNDIVCFSEGKKIASHERKLGFYEWSIKLEHYLNTFKRKPGSLASSTAMLQADPRIQNIYDTYYNKKEKDFIELLLFIGKSNISKVLNAINLLNKINPTDITTEKIKSICNRDYTNFIENNVIQLNSTVEFEPNGLLDVYKSLIPISTEDFNNEVAII; via the coding sequence ATGATTAAATTGAGTGAAAAACAACACATCATAATATCGGCACATCTAAACGGAAAGTCTCAAAGGTCCATAGCTAGAGAGACCGGAATTGATAGAAAAACCATTAGTAAATATGTTAAAGAATACGAAGTGGCAAGACAAGAAATTTTGAATTTTAATGGAGGAATTGATGATATAAGAGAACTTCAGGACAGTATTGTTGAGAAACCTAAATACAATTGCATAAATAGAAAAAAGAAAAAATTAACCGATGAAATTATAAATAAGATAAAGGGGTATATTGAAGAAAACCAGCAAAAACGGCATGCCGGGAGGCATAAGCAGCAAAAAAAGAAAATTGATATATATGAAGCGTTAAAAGAAGACGATTACGATATAAGTTATCCAACTGTGAGTAACTATATAAATAAATTACTTGAGAATGGAGCCGAGGCATTTATAAAATCAGAATATGAGCTTGGGGATATTTGTGAATTTGATTGGGGGGAAGTAAAGTTAACTATTAATGCTGTGGATAGAACATTTCAAATGGCTGTATTTACATCTGCAAAAGGGAATTATAGATATGCACAGTTATTTGCTAAACAAAATTCAGAGTGTTTTCAAGAAGCTCATGCTTTGTTTTTTGAACATATAGGACAAGTATATAGAACAATCGTTTATGATAACATGAGAGTTGCAGTTAAAAAATTTGTAGGACCTACTGAGAAAGAACCTACGGATGCATTGCTTAAAATGTCCATGTATTATGGCTTTGATTTTAGGTTTTGCAATACTCGAGCTGGAAATGAAAAAGGTCATGTCGAGCGAAGTGTAGAGGTAGTACGACGTAAGTCTTTTAGTAAAAATGATAGTTTTAAATCATTAGAAGAAGCTAATAAATATCTGATGGAAACATGCGATAAATTGAATAGCCAACCACATAAAATAAAAAATATGAAGACTGCAAAAGAAATTCTTAATGAGGAAAGACAACATATGGGGCATTATATTGCAAAACTTGACACTGCTAGGATAGAAGAACCTAGAGTGGATAAATATTCGACATTCTCAGTGAATACCTGTCGGTATTCTGTACCTGATATATATGTTGGAAAAAGAATATTCATAAAAGTATATTCCAATGACATTGTTTGCTTTAGTGAGGGTAAAAAAATAGCTTCCCATGAAAGGAAGTTAGGATTTTATGAATGGTCTATTAAGCTTGAACATTATCTTAATACCTTTAAAAGAAAGCCAGGATCATTAGCTTCAAGCACTGCAATGCTACAAGCAGACCCTAGGATTCAAAACATCTATGATACCTATTATAACAAAAAAGAGAAAGATTTTATAGAATTACTTTTATTTATAGGTAAAAGTAATATCTCTAAGGTCCTAAATGCAATAAATTTATTAAATAAAATAAATCCTACGGATATAACAACCGAAAAAATAAAGTCTATTTGTAATAGAGA